Proteins co-encoded in one Accipiter gentilis chromosome 33, bAccGen1.1, whole genome shotgun sequence genomic window:
- the ROGDI gene encoding protein rogdi homolog: MAAAMASAAERAVLEEEFKWLLQEEVHAVLKQLQDILKEASQRFTLPASGSGGAVKQENFVLSTSGTDQVKGVLTLQGDALCQADVNLKMPRNNQLLHFAFREDKQWKLQQIQDARNHVNQAIYLLMNRDVNYQFKTGSEVLKLMDAVMLQLSRARNRLTTPATLTLPEIASSGLTKMFTPALPPDILVNFYINLNKLCLTVYQLHVLQPSTTKNFKPAGGSILHNPGAMFEFGNQRYEVSHVHKVECVVPWLNDALVFFTVSLQLCQQLKDKISVFSSYWNYRPY; the protein is encoded by the exons ATGGCGGCGGCGATGGCGAGCGCGGCGGAGCGGGCGGTGCTG GAAGAAGAATTTAAATGGCTTTTACAAGAAGAGGTCCATGCTGTTTTGAAACAGCTGCAGGATATTTTGAAG GAGGCCTCTCAGCGGTTCACCCTGCCCGCCAGCGGCTCAGGAGGAGCTGTCAAGCAGGAAAACTTTGTGCTGAGCACATCGGG CACAGACCAGGTGAAAGGTGTTTTGACGCTGCAGGGAGATGCCCTGTGTCAAGCT GACGTTAATCTGAAAATGCCCAGAAATAACCAGCTCCTGCACTTCGCATTTCGGGAAGACAAGCAGTGGAAATTGCAGCAG ATACAGGATGCTAGAAACCATGTTAACCAAGCCATTTACCTGCTTATGAACAGAGACGTGAACTACCAGTTCAAAACAGGCTCAGAAGTTCTCAAG CTTATGGATGCTGTGATGTTACAGCTCTCAAGAGCCCGAAATCGGCTTACCACTCCAGCCACTCTGACTCTACCAGAGATTGCCTCCAGTGGTCTCACT AAAATGTTCACCCCTGCTCTGCCTCCAGACATCCTTGTGAATTTCTATATTAACCTGAATAAGCTGTGCCTGACTGTCTACCAACTCCAtgtgctgcagcccagcacaaCCAAG aACTTCAAGCCTGCTGGAGGATCCATTTTACACAACCCTGGAGCCATGTT TGAGTTTGGCAACCAGCGGTATGAAGTCAGCCATGTCCATAAAGTGGAATGTGTTGTACCATGGTTAAATGATGCCCTTGTCTTCTTCACAGTTTCACTGCAGCTTTGCCAGCAACTGAAGGATAAG ATATCTGTTTTCTCCAGTTACTGGAACTACAGGCCATATTAA